The DNA sequence ACCTGAAAATACCAGCCTCGCGCTTCTGGGGCTGGATATATCCAAATGGGCAGTGTTATCAGCGGCCAAACAGGATAAAAATCCTGCATGGGTTGTGGGGAGTAATGCCAACCTGCCTGTGCAGACAGAAACACTGGACCGCATATTGTGCCTGTTCGGCTTTCCCGTGTACCCGGAGTTTGCCCGAGTGCTCCGGTCCGGCGGTGAGATTATTCTTATAGATGCAGGGCCAGACCACCTACGGGAACTCCGGGAAATTATTTATCCGGAACTGAAAGATCCCCGGCTAGTGCCAGACACTGCTCCCGATGGGTTTACAAATGTGGATATATCGTTTGTTCGCTATAACCTGACCCTCCCGGACAAAGGTGCCATCTCGGATCTTCTGGCCATGACACCTCATCTCTACCGCGCTACCGCCGAAGGCTTGTCCCGAGCGGCGGAACTGGAGTCATTAACGGTTACGGTAGAGACCAGAATTCAGCGCATCCGGAAAGACTGACTGTTAGCGTCTTCCTGCTTTGTGGGGTACTTTACTGGTAATGGGACAGCTCCAGATCGAAACTCCAAAAAGGGATAGATAATGAGTAAGCCAGCAGCAACAACCTACGATCTGATTGTCTTTGGTGCTACCAGTTTCGTAGGCCAGATACTTACACACTACCTGTTCGAATCCTACGGTGTTGCAGGGGAGCTCAAGTGGGCCGTCGCCGGGCGTTCAGAATCAAAACTAGGCGCTCTGAAGTCAGGCCTGGGCACCGGCGCCGACGAGTTGCCGGTAATTCTTGCGGACGCCACTGACGACCAGGCTCTTACAGCAATGTGCGGGCAGACCCGTGTAGTTATCTCTACCGTGGGGCCCTATGCGCTGTACGGAGAGCCCCTGATAAAGGCCTGCGTAGCAACTGGTACGGATTACTGCGATCTTACAGGCGAAGTACAGTGGATCCGGCGCATGGTGGAGCGTTACGAAGATCAGGCAAAGGCCTCCGGTGCGCGGATTGTTCATTGTTGCGGTTTTGATTCCATCCCG is a window from the Marinobacter sp. ANT_B65 genome containing:
- a CDS encoding putative RNA methyltransferase: MTVSPFEALACPLDGSPLQKHARNWSCAAGHTFDIARQGYVHLLPVQNKRSRDPGDNKEMVAARQRFLNAGYYQPVAEALSCAVFPKGTTEASISCLDAGCGEGYYLRHLADSAPENTSLALLGLDISKWAVLSAAKQDKNPAWVVGSNANLPVQTETLDRILCLFGFPVYPEFARVLRSGGEIILIDAGPDHLRELREIIYPELKDPRLVPDTAPDGFTNVDISFVRYNLTLPDKGAISDLLAMTPHLYRATAEGLSRAAELESLTVTVETRIQRIRKD